The genomic stretch GATGCAAAAACTTATCTGGAAAATATTGGACAAACAGAAAAAATTATTTCCACCCAACTTTTTCGTCCGCCGTATGGAAGAATGACAAAGCAGGAAGAAAAGATTTTTTTGCAACAATATCGGCAGCATCAAATTATTATGTGGGACGTTTTGAGCGGTGATTTTGATACAAAAATTTCGGGAGAAAAATGTTGGAATAATATTTTAAAAAATGCTGAAAGCGGCTCTGTGATTGTGTTTCACGACAGCGCCAAAGCATTTGACAGAATGAAAATTGCTTTGCCGAAAACGCTGGAATATTTTTCCGAAAAAGGATTTCGGTTTGAGAAATTATGAAATCCTAACCCGAATATTATACGTTCGTTTTTATCATCAGTTAAACATATTTTCCAACTTCGACAAGCTGAGAATTTGTATGCGGCTCCCTTGCAGGCTTATCAGTTTTTCATCTTTGAAATCGCTCAATGTGCGAATAAGCGATTCTTTGGCAACGCCTGCAATGGCGGCAAGATTTTCTCTTGATAAATCGATACAGAAATCTGCACTGTTCGTCGTGTTATATTTTTTATACAATGTAACCAACGTGTCGGCGACCTTTTTTCTTAAAGAATTATAAGCGGTGGACAATAATCGTTCTTCGTTGTCATAAATATTTCCGGCAAGTATGCCGATAAATTTTTTCATCACGGCAGGATTGCTGCCGAGCAACGCATCAAATTCCGACTTAGGAATAATTGCAAGCTCGGTTTCTTCCAATGCTTCGGCAGTTTCTTTATAAGTTGTTCCTTCGAGCAACGCCATATAACCGAGAAAATCGCCTTCATTGTACAAACCGATGATTAATTCTTTGCCGTCGTCGTTGCGTTTGTAGGTTTTCACTTTACCTTTTACCACATAAAACAATCTCGACGGATGATTGCCTTCGGAGTAAATCAGTTGCTTTTTTTTATACGAGTTTTCGCTTCTGTTTTCTTTTAATTCCTGCAAATAATCTTTGCCCGCCGATGCGGAAATAAGTTCATTCATGCCTTTTAAGTTACTTGCAAATTCTTCTTTCAACAGCGCTACTTTTTTCAATCTGCTTTCAATGGCATTCAATAATTCCGTTCCGTCAAACGGTTTTGTAATATAATCGTCGGCGCCCATTTCCATGCCCTTTCTTATCTCAGCTCTTTCCGATTTTGCAGTGAGAAAAATGAAAGGCGTATTTGCCAGCGCATTGTTTTTGTGCAGCATGTGCAGCACACCGTAACCATCGAGTACAGGCATCATAATATCACAAACTATTAAATCGGGTTTATGCTCTAAGGCGAGGCTTACGCCCACTTTTCCGTTTTCGGCAGTAAATACTTTGTAGCCTGCAAGCTCCAGTATTTCGGACATATTTTCTCTTATATCTGCATTGTCTTCTATCAATAAAATGGTTTGCATAAAACTTATTCTTTTGACAAATTAAAAGTTACCGTAAAGGTTGTTCCTTTTTCTTGTTGGCTGTTGCAGGTTATCGTGCCGTTCATCAATTCGGCGTATTTGCTCACAATATGCAAGCCAAGTCCCGTGCCCTGAATGTTGGTTACATTGGCGCCTCTGAAAAATCTTGAGAACAAATGTTGCTGGTCTTCTTCCGAAATACCGATGCCTTTGTCTTTGATGATAAAAATAAATTGATTCTCTGTTTTTTCGCTTGATAATTCAATTGCTGCGCCTTCGCCCGAAAACTTAATAGCGTTGGACAAAAGGTTCATTACGATGTGCTTCAGCAAGCTCGCATCGAGTAACACGCCCAAATCTCCTTTATGTACATACTCAATTTTTTGTCCGTTTTTGAGCAAGCCTTTCATTTCGCCAATTGTATTTTCAACAAGATGCTTGGCGTCGAAATTAGTATAGCGAACCTGTATTTTCCCTTCCTCGATTTTTCCTACGGAAAGGAAATCATTCAAAATATCCGTGAGCATATTAACCGACGAAACAATGCGCTGCACGTGCCTTTCGCGTTTTGGTTGGTCTTCTGTTTCGGTGTATTTCGATACGAGATAAATAGAAGAAAGTATGGTACTTAACGGCGTGCGAAACTCGTGCGATGCCATCGATACAAAGCGCGATTTCAGCTCGCTTAATTCTTTTTCTTTTTCCAGCGCTTCGCGCAAATCATTCTCCGTTTTCGCAAGCTGATTGACTGTATTGGTTAATGAAACAGTTCGTTGTTCAATTTTTGCTTCAAGCGCTTCGTTCAAATGTTTGAGCGCATCTTCGGCTTGCTTTCGTTTTGAAATATCGCTTACAAAGGCAATTGTATAATTGATATTATCCTCTTCATAATTTCCCAAACTTACTTCTACAGGAAACTCGCCGCCGTCGCTGCGCATGGCAAACAAGCTCATGCCAAGTCCCATCGGGCGGCTTTTCGGATGCTCGTTATAATTATGAACGTATTTTGTGTGCTTGTGATGAAAACGTGTAGGAATCAGCGTTTCGATAGATTTGCCTGTAATGTCTTCTTCTTTTTGATAATTAAATTGCTGAAGCAGAAAAGGATTTGCCTGAACAATTTTTCCATGCTCATCCACAATTACAATGCCCATAGAAGCATTGCGAAAAAGTGCGTCGAAACTAATGTTTTTTGTCTTATTCATTTGATGCAACTAACGTAAAGCAGTTCGCTTCAAATGTACACTTATTTTTGAGATGTGCTTTTATGGTTTTGACAAATATGTATTAAACGATATTTTTAATTGTTCAAATTCTAAGCGGCTTTTTTCAATATCGTCAGTCATTTGTGAAGCAAATTTTTTTAGTTGGCTTTTATCCGATGACTTATGCAAATGACTGCCTGCTGAAAGCATCATATTAATATCGTGGCGCAGCAAATCTACAATCTGGTCTTTTTCAATAAAGCGTTGCTGGAAGTATTCGGCGTACTCAATAAAATCCTTGCTCACATCTTGTTTTATGGCGTCCGCAAGACGATTTTTAAGAATAATATTTTCCTGCTTTATTTTTTCAAGAACCACCAACCACTGTTTAGCCTCGTTGCTGAACCACATTTCTACATTCTTTTGTTGAACGCTCAAAAATAGCGGAGTGTATTCTTGGGAAAGATGTTTTTGGTCAATAGCCATGATGACGAAAATCATTGTTTTATATAAAATTTATTCGGCGCAGGCATCAATTAATAAATGCCGGAAGTGGTGGACTGTGGAATGATAATTAACGGAATATTGCAATTGCGCGCCGTATCAATGATTTTGGTTCTAAGCGCCGTGCCTGTTTTATTTTTGTACTTGCCGCTCACGACAATGGCAAAAAAATCGAGCGACTTTATAAGTTTGTTTATCTCATGGAAAAAACTTCCCGAATAAATGCGCGTGCATACATGAATTTTGTCTTTGCCGCGCATTTCGGTGCGCAGTCTTAACTGATTAAGTTTTCTTTTTGTTTCACTTAAGAACTCTTCTCTACGCCCGCTTTCAGATTGTATGTAGCGTGGCATTATGTGAACCAGCATTACGCTTTGACTCGATTGCTTTGCCATTTCTGCTGCATAAAAAGCGGCTTCTTTTGATTCATCGGAAAAATCTACGGGAACAATAATCGTTTTCATCGGAACGGATTTTTTTAGTTTTTAAAAATAGTTTTGGTGGAGTTGTGCCGAATAATAATCGCTGCAATTTTGTTACCGTTTTCCGGTTTAGAAATTTGAACGGCGAAATTTTTAATAATTTTATAATCTCGTTTTATTTTCAAACACAATGCAAAGTTGTGAATATTGAAATTCGCCTGCAATGATGCGCATCACTGGAGCGCGTGCGTTTCG from Arachidicoccus sp. BS20 encodes the following:
- a CDS encoding polysaccharide deacetylase family protein, encoding MYFVKSNFLLRNLYPNRVWKKNTEGEKVLYLTFDDGPHETATPFALHTLRGFQAKATFFCIGKNVEQHPTIFQQILDEGHSVGNHTFNHLNGWKTDAKTYLENIGQTEKIISTQLFRPPYGRMTKQEEKIFLQQYRQHQIIMWDVLSGDFDTKISGEKCWNNILKNAESGSVIVFHDSAKAFDRMKIALPKTLEYFSEKGFRFEKL
- a CDS encoding response regulator translates to MQTILLIEDNADIRENMSEILELAGYKVFTAENGKVGVSLALEHKPDLIVCDIMMPVLDGYGVLHMLHKNNALANTPFIFLTAKSERAEIRKGMEMGADDYITKPFDGTELLNAIESRLKKVALLKEEFASNLKGMNELISASAGKDYLQELKENRSENSYKKKQLIYSEGNHPSRLFYVVKGKVKTYKRNDDGKELIIGLYNEGDFLGYMALLEGTTYKETAEALEETELAIIPKSEFDALLGSNPAVMKKFIGILAGNIYDNEERLLSTAYNSLRKKVADTLVTLYKKYNTTNSADFCIDLSRENLAAIAGVAKESLIRTLSDFKDEKLISLQGSRIQILSLSKLENMFN
- a CDS encoding PAS domain-containing sensor histidine kinase is translated as MNKTKNISFDALFRNASMGIVIVDEHGKIVQANPFLLQQFNYQKEEDITGKSIETLIPTRFHHKHTKYVHNYNEHPKSRPMGLGMSLFAMRSDGGEFPVEVSLGNYEEDNINYTIAFVSDISKRKQAEDALKHLNEALEAKIEQRTVSLTNTVNQLAKTENDLREALEKEKELSELKSRFVSMASHEFRTPLSTILSSIYLVSKYTETEDQPKRERHVQRIVSSVNMLTDILNDFLSVGKIEEGKIQVRYTNFDAKHLVENTIGEMKGLLKNGQKIEYVHKGDLGVLLDASLLKHIVMNLLSNAIKFSGEGAAIELSSEKTENQFIFIIKDKGIGISEEDQQHLFSRFFRGANVTNIQGTGLGLHIVSKYAELMNGTITCNSQQEKGTTFTVTFNLSKE
- a CDS encoding universal stress protein, which gives rise to MKTIIVPVDFSDESKEAAFYAAEMAKQSSQSVMLVHIMPRYIQSESGRREEFLSETKRKLNQLRLRTEMRGKDKIHVCTRIYSGSFFHEINKLIKSLDFFAIVVSGKYKNKTGTALRTKIIDTARNCNIPLIIIPQSTTSGIY